GAAACTGTCCTCGCAGGTGGAGAAGTCGGTGACCAGTGCACTGAGCATGCTGTTCATCGTCCCCTTGTCCTGCGCCTTCACCGCTATCCTCGCGCCGTTCAGGTTGTCCAGCGCGTCATCGTAGCTGCCACTGCACACCTGCAGGTTGCTCGCCGTCTGATAGTTCATCCCGGGACTCACCACCGCCGCATGCCCCGCAACCACCTTCGCCACCTTCACCGACTTCTGGCACGCCTTCATCTGCAGGCTCAGCGCACTCAACGCTACGTGGATCGGCGGTGGCCCGCCAGGGGACAAACTGACAACAAGCACCCATCGGGGTAGTCAATTTtggtggcaaaagatgaatatgttCGTCATCAACGCCCCCACCAATCCATCCCAgaatcaacacggaggaggtaaatcacaggcgaCTACTAacatttggaatagtgactagcacataaggaagatatttacctcgactttaccaagattcgaacctcagatCTCATGATGACAACATCTCATATGCTAGCATCTAGACTCGTCCAAGGGGAAGCAATAGTCAAtcttgtggcaaaaggtgaaatcgctcgccctcagcgcccccgccgcacccgacccaaggccatcacgagggaggtaaatcacagcatcctgagTGAGTATGTGGTAgatggggtgagttgcacagggaccggggatttacgtcccgactaccctgagtttcgaccccgcgacctcatgtggcaagcatcccaccacataccaactcggatgacctgtGGGGTCGAAACAATAGTCAATCTTGCTGCATAGGAAGGTGATCGCATCATTAGAGATGCGGCAGTCATGGATGATGGATGCCAGCAGGAGCTGCCGCCGCCGGCGTGGGTCCGAGCGGGGCTTGGACGGCATCGGGCCTCCGCCATTGGGAATGGCGTGGTCGGGAAGGGCGATGGAATCGGAGACATTCCGAGCAACACAAAAGGCGCTGGCAGCAGGCAAGGCGGAGATGAGGCAGAGAAAAGCAAGAAGGCGGATAGGGAGCTCCGGCGTCACTGTGGCGGGAAATAATAAGGCCGTTGGATTGGTGAATTGTAGCAGTTGTTGACCGTTTATGAACTGTAAACCGGTCGCTGCTTTAAATTTAGGCATTTTCGTATGACCaacaattatttttgagtttCTAAATTTAGTATTCAACTAATGAACGAGTAAGAAAATCTTTTACTAATTGCATATGACCGAACCCATAGATTTAACTGATTCACTCGATCAATTTAATCTATTTAAAATAGAAAAAGGTCGACAATTTTCTGTAGAAATGTTTATAGTCATATATAGAGTAATTCTAAAAACAAAACAGAGCATTGGAAAATATAGGGGAGCATACGAATACAAACAAAGCCAGTCAACATTGAACTAAATGAAAATTCCAAGCCTCAAGAAAGACATAAAAACAAGTTTCATATGCCAATCACCATTTCTTAAAAGTCCCTAGCTTGTACAAATCCACATTTCCAAACAATGAAGCTTACCAAATCAACTCATATAGAAGTCAGTTGGAAGAGATAGGATCAACAATGCATTATCGCTTTGGCGGcttctcatcatcatcatcgtcgtcatcttcatcatctgaatcATCCCTATCAGAGTGTTTCCTCTTCGAGGATGGGCCATCGTTTACAGAGTCAAAGCCTCCAACGTCTGCATAATCATCTTCAACAAAAGCCTTGTCCTCATCTTCTTCATCAGCTGCCTGCACAAGATGTTCAGTTCCGAGCCCCTCCTGAAAATAAACAGCAAGCAGAACAATCCAAAAATGCTAATGTATCATCATTTTCAGAGGAACTGAAGAACAACTGTCTACAAACTAAAAAGGAATCAACACTTAGGTAAGCAACCCTACATCCTCCTTTGACCTAAATttgcctttcttttctttttatttcaatgGAAAAGGCAAATTTCAGTTTACTGATTCAGGACAAGTCGAAAACAATAACCATAAAAGGGTAGATAGTAAGGAAGAACAATGGACATAGCATCATAGTATGAACCACAAGACAACTTGGAACAACCCATGCAGAAGGATGGCAATTATAGTGCTGAATATTTCAGGAAGCAAGATGAAAGTATGAAATGGAATCAGATGCTCAAAGTTCAGGATGAGCAACAGAAATTCCAACCACTGCAGGACATCCAAAAGAAACAATGAAATCTGGAATTTACAACATAAAGATCTAAATTTACTAAAGAGAATGGAAAGATTGCTAACGGAGTATCAATAGTTCTTTAAAAATAAGCATGAAAAGGAGAGATTAAATAGCAGGGATAACAAATTGTCACCAACTCAGTATAATTAGGTCAGCTAGTTTCAGCACACTATGTCACAGCAgggaaaaaaaattgtaaaacaaTTTCGAGTTTTGTTGAAAGAAAACACAAGCAACAAAAAAGTTATCCTGATTTAACCATCCTAACTTCTAACCGGAAACAGATTACGGCATATAATCTGCGGAAAGAAATtgagaaaaaaatagtttttcacgcaaaagaagaagaatatttGTAACAAATAGTTCTTCAAACAAATAGTTAGAAGAATTAAGATCAGCAGTGCATATTTGTAAAGAGATTCTTCGAGAGGAGTGCAAATACACCGACGAGACTATTGAGCATAAGCTGCGTAGAAATTTCTAGAACAGAGAATAGGTTGGTTTCGTTATACGATTAGATGGAAAACTAGGAACCGATTCCAGATCTGGAAATTTTGAACAAAAAACACACAAGTAATCAACTAGTAGGCACTGAAGCGAGATCGAGCAATTAATCTATGTCAAGAAGCAGAAGGATTAGCAGATCAGAGAGGTCGAGTAAGGAGCATACCTCTGGTTCCTCGTCGTCATCATCGTCGTCGTTGTCGTCGTCGTCCCCATCACCGCCTTCGCCACCTtcgtcctcgtcctcgtcctcAGCATCGTCGTCTTCCACTACATGCGCTGGGGGGCGAAATCCCTGAGGCGTGACCTCCTCTACATCgtcatcgtcgtcgtcgtcgtcgtcgtcgtcgtcacccacatcgtcctcatcgtcctcgTCGTCATCTTCCTCTCCTTCGACGTTTCCGTCATCATCGACGTCATCCAGATCTTCAATCTCCTCCAGCTCGTCCTCGTCCTCCACTTCGTCCTCACCGACCTCGTAACCTTCATCCTTTCCATTCGCCGACTTGATTTCCTCCCCCTTCTGCTCCTTCTTCCCCACCTCCCTCTCCTCCGCCGCCGGCACCAGCGCTCCTGCCTTCATCGCCTCCCGTGGGCAAAAAATTCCACCGAAAAATATACGAAAATCGAGAATTAAACCTGAAAAAATTGAGGGAAGAAGAATCGATGGgcaagggaggaggaagagagagagagggcaGTGTTTCCCGGAGAACACCTGCAACCGGCAGCAGGGAAGATTCTGACCGTTAATTCAGGGGACTTGACGCGGCTCGGTGACGTGGAGATTGATCTGGCCGATGAGACTGGAGCCGGGGGCGTTGGGCTTCCGGTATGATGTGATGGCGTCACCACCCGGAACTTAGTGACCCATGGAGAACTAGGGCTGACGCCACCAACAGAGGCGGCGGAAAGGATAACGATGCCACTTGCGGAGGAGTGGTGGCTCACGGAGTAGAGTTAGCTGTTACATCCACCGTGGTTAGAGCTCCTCGTTGCCATATCCGCCAACGTCAACCATAAAAATCCTCCTATACCTCtccattattaaaaaaaaatctttcaaactACTCTTTTATGCTTTCATATGTTTCATGGTCTCACATTTTCtaacaaattattattattatttactatttaattatttttaaaaaaactaaatttaacaaacccCCAAGAAGATAAAGTCCTTCTTGCCGGAGGAAGCTTTTATGGAACCACCTCAGTAATGACATCTCAAAAAAAGACTTCTGCTGTAGATAATTTTTAGGGTATGTTTGatttaaattatcatatataattttaattatgtgattatcaggtaatataattaagattatgaacaataaaatataatcaagtatggtttggtttaacttaggtaatgtaataaaaacttatttatttgaatGTTTTAATGAAtatcctagtttaatattttactgtattacccTAAGTTACCAAATCAActatacttattattattattattattattatttaatttttttatgtttttttactttttttctgtatatttttttacgtttttatgtgttttttttatttttttaatgttttttatatttttattttttattttttttattttttataatttttatttatttatttattttatttaatttttttattttttaaatatttttttaaaaaaaaatatttttaattttaaattttttttattttttagattttttttatttttaattttttatttttaaaattatttatttttaaaaaattttaaatttgtaatttttttaaacatttttttatttttcatgttttttctcatttttttcacgttttttcttatcggagggtatttttgataaaaaaaatcgttaactccggaatcaagaaaaaccttagggtgtgtttggtacgcgcgtttttcattttcattttctgaaaaacgtagggtgcgtttggtttgcaccattttcattttcattttctggaaaacgcacgttttctagaaaacagaaaacgactttttgtcattctctgtttttctaaaaaacgatagccaattttttagaaaacgtgcgcgaaaaacgcaaaccaaacaccgtttttcagaaaacgcgcattttccagaaaatgaaaatggaaaacgcgcgtaccaaacgcccccgTACTTTTTCTGAAAAATagtgtttggtttgcatttttcgtgcctgttttctaaaaaaatagatagcgttttctagaaaaatagagaatgacaaaaagtcattttctgttttctagaaaacgtgcgtttttcagaaaatgaaaatgaaaaacacgcATACCAAACGTACCCTTAGTTTTCTAAAGTTTTCTGATTCCGGGTTGCATGactcttttgctgacgtgtcaggCATGGAACATTATTcaagaatcatcgattacctaaaccaaacaagattttcgttgataaccttggatggataaccaagattattAAGGATAACCCCGAACGAAACTCACCCTTAGTGTCGTCTGGGCACATGTATTTGAAagtattaataatattttatttcgaCCATGATTTCGTATGGTTGATATTTGGTTTTGATAGTCATTTTTAACCGGTGTAAAATATAGagatcagatttttttttatatccaTATTTTTTTATTAGAAGATAGATCATATGGATTATAATTGGATTGTAATCGTGATCCGATCACAATTAATTACGATCCTTCTCTAGGTTCACTATCTCTCCATGTTATAATTTGTGTCGAAGCAGGTGTTTGGAGGTCGCCCAAAAGCTACTCCTTGCTCGGGGGCATAGCAACCTGACGACTTGCGCACCATCAGTAGCCTCCGACCATTTGTCCTGATCCAAATTATAATCTCGAGGATGAGAAACTCAAAAAGAGATCGCAATTAATTATAGTCGGATCGAGACCATGATCCAATTATAATTCCATATGATCCATTCTGGTTCACAACAATATGAATAAGGAGATCTAGTCTTGTAAAACATGGTATTTGAcctttttaaaaaaagtagatCCGTTACCTTAATGATCCCCCTAgtgtcggtcccacggatatggagggaggttcatgcaggtacacaggtcataggcgcatggcggggtaaaccccaggtcatcagttcctgagaatcgacccctgaccatttcGCCAGAGATACTATGTGCCTATCGTCTGCGGGCGGTATTTGACCTTTTTAAACCATCGATGTTACATTGCTCTAATATTTCtggttattataatttttaaaaaaatattttatttttgacaTATATAAGAAAAATAAGTAGCGTTCTAAGGAAATTTTGAATGATTTGAAATTCCTCCCCTTAATTAATACCTttcttgaaagattttgaaaacaatattaaaaagatttaaaaattttttgaaaatacgtTTCAagataaaaatgttttaaagataggaaattttaaaattaattttgaaaagttttttaagaatagatttttaactaaaattaatACTTGTAAGAATAAAGAATCGGGTAAAATAAAAGTATAAGTATGCAACCTAGAATTTATGGGTCATCTGAAATGATAAATGGTAGTATACTTATCACATGAGGTCGTGAGGTTAGACCGTAGGATTGTCGTAAATCTTCGGACCCTGTGCAACTCATCCCACCACCACTTGTCCTCTCGACTGCCGTGATTTATCTCTCTCGTGATGACCTGGGGGCGGGGTGCGATGGAGACGCTGGGGGCAAATaatttcaccttttgccacatgattaaaaatacttaatttttttaGCATCtcgtttattttaaattttcaaatgtgGTAGTCTTATATAGTTTGAGAGATACATAATTTATATAATGTAAAATTATATAGGAGTGAGTCTATCACTTTTAGTAAGTTTATCAACTAGTATTCGAATTTGTTGTTaataaaatcatatttgattTAGAGTTTATCAAATAGGATgcttatttatttgatttaatttgatttaattttgagtttaatccaaattaaattaatttaatttaattaattataagttaattaatttcaaattaagaaaaatttcttttgataaattaagtaaattgaattaattaaattcagaCTATAATAGTTTAGATTGAATTTaaggttaaaaaaattaatttaggttttgaaaattaattatatttttaaaaattaattatggttttgaaaaattaatttaagttttgaaaagtaatttaagttttaaaaattaattatggttttgaaaaattaatttaagttttgaaaagtaatttaagttttaaaaattaattatggttttgaaaaattaatcaagttttaaaaattaattaatgttttaaaaattaattatgctttgataattaatttaagtttagaaaattaattatgttttaaaaattaatttaagttttgaattttaattaaggtttttaaatttaattaaagttttgaaattaattaaggttttgaaaattaatttaagtttgatttggtttaattaagtttgattagatttaattaagtttgattatgtttgattaggTTCAATTTAACTAATTCTCATTTTTAATGTAAATCGATCTCactcttttctaaattttcaaaGAGGGAATCTTAtgggttttgtgagatgattattgattttatcttttgaaatttaatttgaaatctaaaaattgatttacatttgaattagatttagatttaacaGTTAGTCAGTTAAAATCTATTTTGATAATCAGCTTCCAAGTTGTAGCAAGGCACaaaggtcttcttggatatgagcaACAACCATTTCTAGACAAAATGTTTTAAGGAAATTGAATGTTTAACTTGCTTTCTAAAAATCCTTAGTCTAATTAGTCAGGTATCGATCAAATCTAAGTCCTTATTTAATCATCCTAATCTAAGCAAAAATAAGGAAAACaataaatcaagcaatcaatcaaacaACCAAATCTATTTAACAACAAAGATGATTTTTCTGTTTACTTCCCCTAGATCATAGCTTTGATAAGGTTTATCAAGATAATGAAGTTGATCTTTGGGGATCCAAAATTGATTAAGTTCAACTTGATTAGCCAAGTTAGACTCAGAGACCCATGCTTGAACTAGGTTTCTATTTGTTCGATTCACTAAAGACATGTAAGATGTGAATCAATGTTtagccttgtatccaagtccggatcgattgtatatgactctttttttttccaagaattagatcaagattcttggaacccaaagtgaattgTTCCAATGTGTCATTGAGTTTCTTGACTTGGCTTTTTAaagtggaattctcttcctcaagttattggacttgagttgaggttccatctTGAACTTGTTTAGTCAAAGAACTcgggttagtctcctccttaaggattgttatgtccttttagagtgacttgacttgTATATTGGACTTAGTTAATTTAcacatcaaataatttattaaattatataacttATCTACTTGAGGGAAACTCACAGTGTTATTtagcccttcagaaacggatacggattggTGTCTTGACTTAAACTCAGATTCAGCTTCAGATTCGGATTCAATCTCGGCAATGTGAGCTTGTACCGATAAAGCAAGGAAGCTTGCTTAAGCTTGTTCTTCTTCGTCTGACTCTTCCGATGACTCGAATCACGTTGCTTTTAGGGCCTTTAATTAGATCAtcctctttttttttaatattttttgaacTAGGATGACTAGTTCGGAGGCGATATCTTTGTCATCATTTGACTCTAATTCGTCTTCGAATTTGGGTTTGATTCTAGGCTTGGGCTTTTGACTCCTTAGTTTTGAATTTTCTTGCAAGCAAGGCAATATCTTTCTCGACCGGGTATGCATTAGTCTA
This window of the Zingiber officinale cultivar Zhangliang chromosome 3B, Zo_v1.1, whole genome shotgun sequence genome carries:
- the LOC121967214 gene encoding acidic leucine-rich nuclear phosphoprotein 32-related protein 1-like isoform X2; amino-acid sequence: MKAGALVPAAEEREVGKKEQKGEEIKSANGKDEGYEVGEDEVEDEDELEEIEDLDDVDDDGNVEGEEDDDEDDEDDVGDDDDDDDDDDDDVEEVTPQGFRPPAHVVEDDDAEDEDEDEGGEGGDGDDDDNDDDDDDEEPEAADEEDEDKAFVEDDYADVGGFDSVNDGPSSKRKHSDRDDSDDEDDDDDDDEKPPKR
- the LOC121967214 gene encoding nucleolin-like isoform X1 — protein: MKAGALVPAAEEREVGKKEQKGEEIKSANGKDEGYEVGEDEVEDEDELEEIEDLDDVDDDGNVEGEEDDDEDDEDDVGDDDDDDDDDDDDVEEVTPQGFRPPAHVVEDDDAEDEDEDEGGEGGDGDDDDNDDDDDDEEPEEGLGTEHLVQAADEEDEDKAFVEDDYADVGGFDSVNDGPSSKRKHSDRDDSDDEDDDDDDDEKPPKR